TGCGCCCCGGCATCGAGCTGCGCGCAGAGGAACCGGCTCACTGCCCGTGCCAGCCGTCCCATCAGGTCGTGCCAGGCCGATTCGTGGCGGAGCATGAAGGAGCGCGTCCGCTGCCAGGAGCGGCTGGTTCCCCCTTCGATGCAGTACCCGGCGAGCGTGAACGGCGCGCCGGCGAACCCGATCACCGGGATCGAGTCGTCGAGGCCGGCGCGCGTCGCCGCGACGCAGTCCATCACGTACCCCAGCGCGTCGACGTCGCCGAGCTCGTGGAACCGCCCGAGGTCGGCCGGATCGCGGAGGGGATTGTGGATCACCGGCCCCTCGCCGGCGGCGAACTCCAGGTCCATCCCCATCGGCTCGAGGATCGGCAGCAGGTCGCTGAAGATGATCGCGGCGTCGACCCCGAGGCACTCGACGGTGGCGATCATCACGTCGGCCGCGAGGCGCGGCGTCTTCACCAGCTCCATGAACCCGACACGATCGCGGACCTGCCGGTATTCGGGGAGATAGCGGCCGGCCTGGCGCATCAGCCACACCGGAGTCCGCTCGACCGGCTCACGGCGGCAGGCGCGGAGGAACAGCGCGTGGGAATAGCGGTCGGTGGCGGTGGGCGGGGGCGTGGCCGCGGGGATCATCGGCGCAGTATAGGGTGGATCGAGCGGCGGTTTCGGCCGCGGGATCGGATCCGCGGGCCGACTACAATAGGTCGGTTCAGCATTCCCCCGAGGACCGGGTCGGGATGGGTGAATTCGTGGCGGGCATCTCCGTCGTCTGCTTCGCCGCCAGCTATCTGGTGGCGCTGGCCTGCGAAGGCTCGCGGCTGCTGTTCCGCTCCGGGATCCGCGGGGCGGCGATGGTGGCGTTCGCCGCCGCGGGGCTGGTCGCCCACACCCTGTTCCTCGGGTGGCGGGCCGCCCACGAGCCGGCCGTGCCGCTGTCGAGCCCATTCGATTGGTATCTCCTGGCCGCGTGGCTGTTGGCCGGCGGCTATCTGTGGGCGACGCTCGCCAACCCGCGGACCCCGGTCGGATTGTTCCTCCTGCCGGTCGTCCTCGGGCTCATCGGCGCGGCCGAGATCTCGAGCCGCGAGCCCTTTCCCCAGAGCCCGGCGACTCAGGCCTGGGGGGCGGTCCACGGCGTGTTCAACCTTGCCGCCAGCGTCGCCGTGGCGGTCGGCGGGACTGCCGGCGTGATGTGGCTGTTGCAGGCGGGACGGCTCGCGCAGCACCGCGCCGCGACTCCGGGCCTGCGCCTGCCGAGCCTCGAGAAACTCGCCGGCACGCTGCAGTGGACGTTCCCGGCCGCCGCCTCGACCGCGGCAGCGGGGTTCGTCTCCGGTCTGGTGCTCAACGCCGTCAACCACCGGCGCGGCCTGCTTGACACGATCCCCTGGAGCGATCCGGTGATCATTCGCCTCGGGGCGCTGGTGGCATGGCTCGTGGTCGCGGCCGCCATCGCCCAGGCCGTCCGCCATCGCCCCGGGGCGGCGCGGACCCGTGCATTCTTGGCAGTGGCGAGCCTGATCTGCCTCACGGCGAGCATCCTGTGGGGCGTTCTCGGCCACTCGCGCCACGGCGTGCCCCCCGATGCCCCGCCACCACCGCCGGCCGGGGTGCGGCCATGACGCTCGCCTTCGCCGGGGGAACGCACCGCACCGTGCCGCTCGACCTCCGCGAGCGGCTCGCCTTCTCCGCCGACCAGGCGGCCGAGGCGCTGCGACGCTTCCGCGACCGCTTCCCGGGCCGCGAGGTCGTGCTCCTTTCGACCTGCAACCGCGTCGAGCTGTACGCCGCCGGCGGCGCCGACACGGCGGCCCCGTCGCCAGGCCAGATCGTGTCGTTCCTCGCCGAGTGCCGGGGAATCGACGAACGTGTACTCGCCCCGGTGCTCGACGGGGACCGCGACGAGGCGGTCGTTCGCCACCTGTTCGGCGTCGCCTCGGGGCTCGACAGCATGGTGCTCGGCGAGCCGCAGATCCTCGCCCAGGTCAAGCAGGCCTGGGCCCTGGCGCAGGACAGCCGGACCGCCGGGCCGCTGACCGGCGACCTGTTCCAGGCGGCGCTGCGGACCGCCAAGCGCGTCGCCAGCGAGACGGCGCTGGGCCGCGAGCGGCTCTCGATCCCGAGCGTCGCCGTCAACGACTTCGCCCGCGGTGTCTTCGAACGCTTCGACGACAAGCGCGTGCTCTTGGTGGGCGCCGGGAAGATGGCCCGCGAGACGCTCCGCTACCTCCGCGAGGCGGGGGCCCGCGACATCGTGGTCCTCAACCGCACGGCGGCCCGGAGCGCGGAGCTCGCCGCCGAGATCGGCGGCCGGGCGGGGAGCCTCGCCGACATCGTGGCCGAGCTCGCCGCGGCCGATCTGGTAGTGAGCACGACCGGTGCCAGCCAGCCGGTCGTTTCGCTCGACGCCTTCCGCCAGGCGGAGCCGCGGCGCGGTGGCCGGGCGCTGGTGGTCCTCGACCTCGCCGTGCCGCGCGACTTCGATCCGCGGATCGGCACGCGGCCGGGGGTGTGGCTGACGGCGATCGACGACCTCGCCGCCGCCTGCGACGCCAACCGCAAGAGCCGGCAGCGCGAGGTGCCGGCGGCGCTGGCGATCGTCGACGAGGAGGCGCGGCGGTTCATGGGGGACCTCCACCATCGCTCGACGGCACCGGTGATCGAGCAGCTCCGTGCCGGCTGGAGCGAGCGCGGTGACGCGGAGCTCGAGCGGCTGTTCCGCCGCCTGCCGGACCTCGACGACGCGGCGCGGAGCGAGATCCGTCAGGCATTCGAGCGCTACGCGGCCAAGCTCCTCCACGTCCCGCTCAAGTCGCTGCGCACAGCCAGCCACGCCGGGCCGCCGCACGGCCTCCTCGACGCCCTCAAGCGGCTCTTCGACCTCAAGGACTGAGAGATCTCGCGAGGCTGGCGGAGGCATGACCGAGGGTAGCGGCTGGCGGCGATCAACCCGCCGCAGGGCCGTTCCACGGATCGATCACGACGATCCCGCATCCGCGAAAGTCACCGGTATTTCGCGTGGCGACGGTGGCTCCACGAGCGCGGGCGATGGCGGCGATCTGACAGTCGAACTGGCTGATCGTGCGGCCGGCGGCGCGGCGCTCGGCGGCGATCGTCGCATAGGCCTGGGCCGCCGCGCGGTCGAACGGCAGGATGCGATCGCGGAAATCCTCCTCGAGTATTCCCTCGATCGCCTGCGCGAGTCCGTGCCGGCGCTTCCCGGCGGGCAGGATCGCCAGTCCGTGGAGCAGTTCGGCCTCACCGACCGCCGTGAAGTAGACCTCGGCGCCATCCTGAGCCGCGAGCCACGCCTCGACCGCCGGAGCTGGTGACGGCCGGAGCAACTCGGAGACCACGTTCGTGTCGAGCACGATCATCGGCGTTCCGGCCGGAGGCGCGGTGGCGTTCGCAGCGCCTGTCGCGGCGGAAGCGCCACGTCGGCCCGATCCGCGGGAGAGATCCGGGCCCGGATCGCGGCCGCGAGATCGCGGGGTGGATCGGTCTGGTCAATCACACGGCGGAGGATGTCACGCGCCTCCTCCTCCATCGACCGGCCATGAAGCGCGGCGCGAACGCGGAGCCGCTGCTTGATGCCATCGTCGAGATTCCGGATCGTGATGCTCGCCATGAAGTCACTCCGTAGAGAACGTCCCACGATCGTACTCGATGGTTGCACTGCAATCAATGAAATTATCTGCCCGGTCGTCAGTCGGGCCGGCCGGGGGATGCCGGCCAGACCAGCGCCAGCTGGCGGTCGGCGATGCCGATCCGGGCGCGCATTCCGGCATCGAAGCGGACGAAGTCCTGCTCCATCCCGTCGCTGAAGATCACGCCGCCGCGCGGCATCTGCGAGACGATGTCGAGCGACTCGCCGGCGGCGACGGTGCCGCAGACGATCGTCGCCTGGCTCGACCGGCTGGTAAACGGCTCGCGGACACTGAACCGCAGCTCGCGCGCCTCGGCGTCGAACCGGTAGCGCTCGGCGATCCCGGCGGCCGCGCGCCCCGCGCCGAGCGCCGCGGCCATCCCCGCCGCCGCCGTCACCACCGAGCGGTACCAGCCCGTCGATCCGGCACCGGTGGACACGATCACGCCGCTGCTCGACTGGTCCTCGCGCCGGTTCCGCCACTCCAGCCGGTAGCGCGCCGAGGCATGCGACTGGACGCCGACGAACAGGTCGTTGACCGCGTCGACCACCTGGCCGTCGTCGAGCGTCGCCCGGGCCATCGTCACGCGCCGCACCGGCAAGGCGCCGGCCACCGCCGCCCCGAGCGTGGCTGCCGCGGTCGCCACGGCAAACGGCACCAGGACGCCGTCGATCCGCTCCGGGTCGGGGTTGAAGGCCACCAGCGGCTGGCCGGCGAGGTACTTGGCGACGTTGACCACCAGCCCGTCCTGGCCGAGCGTCACCACCAGGTCGTGCGGCCCGAAGAGGAAGTTCGGGAGGAAGCCGCGCTCGATCCGCTGCGTGCGGATCCCCGCCGGCAAGGCCGCGGTCACGTCGGCCAGCGCCCGCTCGTAAGCGGCGTGGGCGGCTTCGATGCCG
This genomic stretch from Planctomycetota bacterium harbors:
- the hemE gene encoding uroporphyrinogen decarboxylase — protein: MIPAATPPPTATDRYSHALFLRACRREPVERTPVWLMRQAGRYLPEYRQVRDRVGFMELVKTPRLAADVMIATVECLGVDAAIIFSDLLPILEPMGMDLEFAAGEGPVIHNPLRDPADLGRFHELGDVDALGYVMDCVAATRAGLDDSIPVIGFAGAPFTLAGYCIEGGTSRSWQRTRSFMLRHESAWHDLMGRLARAVSRFLCAQLDAGAQAVQLFDSWVGCLGPADYVRYVLPHSRVALEAASRRAPVIHFATGNPALLPHLASAGGTVIGIDWRIDLLDAWRAVGADRAVQGNLDPTLLLADRATVRRRTRELLDAVAGRPGHVLNLGHGVLPETPVENVLELIATARGG
- a CDS encoding glutamyl-tRNA reductase gives rise to the protein MTLAFAGGTHRTVPLDLRERLAFSADQAAEALRRFRDRFPGREVVLLSTCNRVELYAAGGADTAAPSPGQIVSFLAECRGIDERVLAPVLDGDRDEAVVRHLFGVASGLDSMVLGEPQILAQVKQAWALAQDSRTAGPLTGDLFQAALRTAKRVASETALGRERLSIPSVAVNDFARGVFERFDDKRVLLVGAGKMARETLRYLREAGARDIVVLNRTAARSAELAAEIGGRAGSLADIVAELAAADLVVSTTGASQPVVSLDAFRQAEPRRGGRALVVLDLAVPRDFDPRIGTRPGVWLTAIDDLAAACDANRKSRQREVPAALAIVDEEARRFMGDLHHRSTAPVIEQLRAGWSERGDAELERLFRRLPDLDDAARSEIRQAFERYAAKLLHVPLKSLRTASHAGPPHGLLDALKRLFDLKD
- a CDS encoding type II toxin-antitoxin system VapC family toxin produces the protein MIVLDTNVVSELLRPSPAPAVEAWLAAQDGAEVYFTAVGEAELLHGLAILPAGKRRHGLAQAIEGILEEDFRDRILPFDRAAAQAYATIAAERRAAGRTISQFDCQIAAIARARGATVATRNTGDFRGCGIVVIDPWNGPAAG
- a CDS encoding plasmid stabilization protein — translated: MASITIRNLDDGIKQRLRVRAALHGRSMEEEARDILRRVIDQTDPPRDLAAAIRARISPADRADVALPPRQALRTPPRLRPERR
- a CDS encoding sugar kinase; translated protein: MANSIAKIVVVTRKTVLEELVERHGTRGQARFLTENRGESFAGIEAAHAAYERALADVTAALPAGIRTQRIERGFLPNFLFGPHDLVVTLGQDGLVVNVAKYLAGQPLVAFNPDPERIDGVLVPFAVATAAATLGAAVAGALPVRRVTMARATLDDGQVVDAVNDLFVGVQSHASARYRLEWRNRREDQSSSGVIVSTGAGSTGWYRSVVTAAAGMAAALGAGRAAAGIAERYRFDAEARELRFSVREPFTSRSSQATIVCGTVAAGESLDIVSQMPRGGVIFSDGMEQDFVRFDAGMRARIGIADRQLALVWPASPGRPD